One Solanum lycopersicum chromosome 2, SLM_r2.1 genomic region harbors:
- the LOC101245514 gene encoding probable pectin methylesterase CGR2 has translation MSRRPGNPTRRFAGGGSLGGLFHPKSRPTPLLPTVLLILGAVLVIGYFYRGSGTSGSSALSRLEGEFTCTSEVHQAIPYLKKAYGDSMRKVLHVGPDTCSVVSKLLKEEETEAWGIEPYDVEDVDVNCKNLIRRGIVRVADIKFPLPYRPKSFALVIVSDAVDYLSPRYLNKTIPELARVSADGLVIVTGYPGHSRAKVAELSKFGRPAKMRSSSWWARFFVQTSLQENDAAIKKFEQAAASDGYKSRCQIFHVKSFH, from the exons ATGTCTAGAAGGCCCGGAAACCCCACACGGCGCTTTGCTGGTGGTGGAAGCCTCGGAGGCCTTTTTCATCCGAAATCGCGCCCTACTCCTTTGTTACCTACTGTCCTTCTCATTCTT GGTGCTGTCCTTGTTATTGGCTATTTCTATCGAGGCTCag GTACATCTGGAAGTTCAGCACTCAGCAGGCTTGAAG GTGAATTTACCTGCACTTCGGAGGTTCACCAGGCTATACCTTATTTAAAGAAGGCATATGGTGACAGCATGCGCAAAGTTTTGCACGTGGGGCCTGATACTTGTTCCGTGGTATCCAAACtattaaaagaagaagaaactgaaGCATGGGGTATTGAACCTTATGATGTTGAGGATGTTGATGTGAACTGCAAGAATCTTATCCGCAGAGGAATAGTACGTGTGGCAGACATCAAATTCCCATTACCCTACAGGCCAAAATCATTTGCTCTTGTTATCGTTTCGGATGCAGTAGATTACTTATCTCCTAGATATCTAAACAAGACTATTCCAGAGTTAGCAAGGGTGTCAGCTGATGGTCTAGTCATAGTTACAG GTTACCCTGGTCACTCCAGAGCTAAAGTCGCCGAGCTATCCAAGTTTGGACGTCCT GCAAAAATGCGGAGCTCTTCTTGGTGGGCACGCTTCTTTGTGCAGACCAGCCTACAAGAGAACGATGCTGCAATCAAAAAGTTTGAGCAGGCTGCAGCTAGTGATGGATACAAGTCTAGGTGTCAGATTTTCCATGTTAAATCATTTCATTGA